Proteins co-encoded in one Marinobacter gudaonensis genomic window:
- a CDS encoding cupredoxin domain-containing protein has protein sequence MKRSAFVAAAAAMTLSANVFAAGAHSGGHGHGAAIGEPGNASEASRTISVEMHDNYYEPEAIEVQPGETVRFVVENKGNLVHEFNLGTPAMHEAHQDEMKMMVEHGVIQGGKLNHDMMNMEMDGHSMKHDDPNSVLLEPGQSKEIVWKFSEKANIEFACNVPGHYQAGMYGEVKFNEAVAEK, from the coding sequence ATGAAGCGATCAGCATTTGTAGCAGCGGCAGCGGCCATGACTCTCTCGGCGAACGTGTTTGCGGCCGGTGCCCACAGCGGCGGTCACGGTCATGGTGCCGCCATTGGTGAGCCGGGCAATGCCTCCGAGGCCAGCCGCACCATCTCTGTCGAGATGCACGACAATTACTACGAGCCGGAGGCCATTGAGGTCCAGCCCGGAGAGACGGTGCGCTTCGTGGTGGAAAACAAAGGTAACCTGGTTCATGAGTTCAACCTCGGTACCCCTGCGATGCACGAGGCCCATCAGGACGAAATGAAGATGATGGTCGAGCACGGCGTGATCCAGGGCGGCAAGCTCAATCACGACATGATGAATATGGAGATGGATGGTCACTCCATGAAGCACGACGACCCCAACAGCGTTCTTCTGGAACCGGGTCAGAGCAAGGAAATCGTCTGGAAATTTTCTGAAAAGGCCAATATTGAGTTTGCCTGCAACGTGCCGGGGCATTACCAGGCGGGTATGTACGGCGAAGTGAAATTCAACGAGGCCGTGGCTGAAAAGTAG
- a CDS encoding copper resistance system multicopper oxidase, whose protein sequence is MKKKLLAGLAAMLLPALGLTGEYNLTVDRVTIDTGDFVKEGIGYNGASPGPVLRFKEGEEVTINVTNNLDEMTSIHWHGLILPYKQDGVPGISFPGIKPGETFTYRFPIQQAGTYWFHSHSGFQEPDGAYGAIVIEPEGREPFRYNREYVIQLTDKHPHSGDRIMRNLKMMPDYYNRQQQTVGEFFSDASEQGFLNTLKDRLAWGDMRMMKADVEDLQGFTGLINGKGPEQNWTGLFEPGERIRLRFINSSAMTYFDIRIPGLDMTVVQADGNNVQPVTVDEFRIGVAETYDVIVRPKDAQAYTIFAESMGRSGFARATLAPEEGMAGVVPPLREPSRLTMADMGGMHGMDHGGMHGMDHGDMAGMDHSGMEGMDHSNMAGMDHSNMKGMDHSNMKGMDHSNMEGMDHSGMAGMDHGAMGQKAPSDPFYAKGSGLVPVAANGGKFLSYADLRAQSPLYEDREPTREIELRLTGNMERYTWSINGVKYEDADPIRLQYGERVRFKFVNETMMTHPMHLHGMWSILDVGAGQFNPVKHTISVQPGTTVYMETEVDEPGQWAFHCHLSYHAAAGMFRKVIVEGGPDTQQANTDPVEEEGGEA, encoded by the coding sequence ATGAAGAAAAAACTTCTGGCGGGCCTTGCGGCCATGCTGTTGCCGGCCCTTGGCCTGACCGGTGAGTACAACCTGACAGTCGATCGGGTCACCATCGACACGGGAGACTTCGTCAAGGAAGGCATCGGATACAACGGGGCCTCGCCCGGCCCCGTGCTGAGGTTCAAGGAAGGCGAGGAGGTGACCATCAACGTCACCAACAACCTCGACGAAATGACATCTATTCACTGGCACGGCCTGATTCTGCCGTACAAGCAGGATGGCGTTCCGGGCATCAGCTTTCCCGGCATCAAGCCGGGCGAAACCTTTACCTACCGGTTTCCAATCCAGCAGGCTGGTACCTACTGGTTCCACAGCCATTCTGGTTTTCAGGAGCCGGACGGGGCCTACGGCGCCATTGTGATTGAGCCTGAGGGTCGCGAGCCTTTCCGGTACAACCGCGAATACGTCATTCAGCTGACCGACAAGCACCCGCACTCCGGCGACCGCATCATGCGCAATCTGAAGATGATGCCGGACTACTACAACCGCCAGCAGCAGACCGTTGGCGAGTTTTTCTCCGACGCCTCCGAGCAGGGATTCCTGAACACCCTGAAGGACCGCCTGGCCTGGGGCGATATGCGCATGATGAAAGCGGATGTGGAAGACCTGCAGGGCTTCACCGGGCTGATCAACGGCAAAGGACCGGAGCAGAACTGGACCGGCCTGTTCGAGCCGGGTGAGCGCATTCGCCTGCGCTTCATCAACTCCTCCGCCATGACCTATTTCGACATCCGCATTCCCGGCCTCGACATGACCGTGGTGCAGGCCGATGGCAACAACGTGCAGCCGGTTACCGTGGACGAGTTCCGCATCGGCGTGGCGGAAACCTACGACGTGATCGTGCGTCCGAAAGACGCACAGGCCTACACCATCTTTGCAGAATCCATGGGCCGTTCGGGTTTTGCCCGGGCAACGCTGGCGCCTGAGGAAGGTATGGCCGGGGTCGTTCCGCCACTGCGCGAACCATCTCGGCTGACCATGGCAGACATGGGCGGCATGCACGGCATGGACCACGGCGGTATGCACGGTATGGATCACGGCGATATGGCCGGTATGGACCACTCCGGAATGGAAGGCATGGATCACTCGAACATGGCCGGCATGGATCATTCCAACATGAAGGGGATGGATCATTCGAATATGAAGGGAATGGATCACTCGAATATGGAAGGCATGGATCATTCCGGCATGGCGGGAATGGATCATGGTGCCATGGGACAGAAGGCGCCCAGCGATCCCTTCTATGCCAAGGGCAGTGGCCTGGTGCCAGTCGCAGCCAACGGTGGCAAGTTCCTTTCATACGCCGATCTGCGTGCCCAGAGCCCGCTTTATGAGGACCGTGAGCCGACCCGGGAGATTGAGCTGCGCCTGACCGGCAACATGGAGCGCTACACCTGGAGTATCAACGGTGTGAAGTACGAGGATGCCGATCCGATTCGCCTCCAGTATGGCGAGCGGGTGCGCTTCAAGTTTGTCAACGAAACCATGATGACTCACCCCATGCACCTGCATGGCATGTGGTCCATCCTGGATGTTGGCGCAGGTCAGTTCAATCCGGTCAAACACACGATCAGTGTGCAGCCCGGTACCACGGTGTACATGGAAACCGAGGTGGACGAACCCGGCCAGTGGGCATTCCATTGCCACCTTTCCTACCATGCGGCTGCCGGCATGTTCCGGAAAGTGATTGTCGAGGGCGGCCCTGACACCCAGCAGGCCAACACCGATCCGGTCGAGGAAGAAGGGGGAGAGGCATGA
- a CDS encoding copper resistance protein B — protein sequence MIEDTTARKQPLATWGVQFEELEYRYSDSDEELGVWKSDVFYGTDELKFRWLSKGEYAIEEQAYEGLENQLVLQTPISDFFDAKAGVRFDTPEGPDRTYAVLGVTGLAPQWFEVDANLYVSDEGDASAELDAEYELLLTNHWILSAALDATVAFSEDREIGLGKGLSSTEAGLRLSYDLIDRAVSPYIGVVHERKYGDTADFAEAEGGSTEDWFAVIGARIAF from the coding sequence ATGATCGAAGACACCACGGCGCGCAAGCAGCCCCTCGCCACCTGGGGTGTTCAGTTCGAAGAACTGGAGTACCGCTACAGCGATTCGGATGAGGAGCTGGGTGTCTGGAAGTCCGATGTCTTTTACGGCACCGACGAGCTGAAATTCCGCTGGCTCAGCAAAGGCGAATACGCCATCGAGGAGCAGGCCTACGAGGGCCTGGAAAACCAGCTGGTGTTGCAAACGCCCATCTCTGACTTTTTCGATGCCAAGGCGGGCGTGCGGTTCGATACACCTGAAGGGCCGGACCGTACCTATGCCGTGCTGGGTGTAACCGGCCTGGCCCCCCAGTGGTTCGAGGTGGACGCAAACCTGTACGTCAGTGATGAAGGTGACGCTTCGGCGGAGCTGGACGCCGAGTACGAACTGCTGCTCACCAACCACTGGATCCTGTCCGCCGCCCTGGATGCCACCGTGGCCTTCAGCGAGGATCGGGAAATCGGGCTGGGTAAAGGCCTGAGCTCCACGGAAGCAGGGCTTCGGCTGAGCTACGACCTGATCGACCGTGCCGTGTCTCCCTACATCGGTGTGGTGCATGAGCGCAAATACGGCGACACCGCCGATTTTGCGGAAGCAGAGGGCGGCAGCACGGAAGACTGGTTCGCGGTGATTGGCGCCCGGATCGCATTCTAA